Sequence from the Syntrophorhabdaceae bacterium genome:
TAAAATATAATTGTTGACTGCTGACAGCTTCCTTAGTCGAGTACAAAATCCCAGGCGGTATCGTTGATCCAGAGGCTGTAATACCCTCTGCCAAGAAGCCCCTTGGGTTTCACCGAGTAGAGGTCATTTCCCCTTTTTTTCAACTCAAAGTCAACATTTTTCCCGAATAGAAAGCGCTGTTTTCCCAGGGGGGATGGCCCCAGGAATGTCATCGGATTTAACGTGAGGACGTCGACACTGTATTTTCCATAGATAATGAAATACTCAACATCTCTAAGAAGAAAATGGGCAGGATCGTTCGATTCAATGTAGAGAACACCCTGTACATCAAACACGATATTTGGCAGGATCCTTTTAAGACCTTTGTCTGTTTTTACATATACACCGGTCTCTTTGGGATTGACCTTGTCGTCTTTACCATAAAGCGACGCACAGACCATAAGGACGCATACGGTACAGAGCATGATGTTTCGAATAATTTTCATCTTTTATCCCCCTCGAATTTAGATCAATGTCACTATTACCTTCCTCTCGCGAGGTCCATCGAATTCCATAAGAAAGATACCCTGCCACGTCCCAAACGCAGGCTTGCCCTGAAGATACGGAACAGTCACCGACGATCCGGTAAGGGTTGCCTTTATATGGGCGTCTGAATTGCCTTCCACGTGCCTGTAAGGATAGTTTGCCGGGACCATCCGCTCAAAAGCGTCAAGGACGTCTCTCATCACGTCCGGGTCGGCGTCTTCATTGATCGTAAGACCGCAGGTCGTGTGCTGTGTATATACGTGAAGAAGGTTTCCCTGCCTCCCTTGTATTGCCTTTTCCACGAGCCCGGTGATATTGAGCGCCTCGATCCGTTTTGATGTCTTAACGCGTATTTCGGCCATTGATGAGGTTATCCCTGACCTTTTTTCCTGCGGTAGTCCTCTATGGCTGCCTTGACAGAGTCTTCCGCCATGACCGAACAGTGGTGTTTTATCTCCGGAAGACCGCCCAGCGCGTCCATGACCTCCTTATTGGTTATCTTTAAGGCCTCGTCAAGCGTTTTACCTTTTATCATCTCTGTGGTCATGCTGCTTGAGGCAATGGCAGCGCTGCATCCGAAAGTCTGGAACTTTGCATCCACTATCCTGTCATCCTTTATCTTAAGAAAGAGTTTTGTCGTATCCCCGCAGGCGGCGCTGCCTACCTCTGCCACAGCGTCGGCGTCTTCTATCTCTCCCACATTTCTGGGGTGCATAAAGTGGTCCATTACCGTTTCCGTATATGGTACCTGTGCCATTGTTAAACTCCTTATTTACTCCCTATGGTAAGCAATACAAATTTGAGGATACTTTTGTCTTACTATACCATAGGGTAATACATTTTTCTATTACTGAGTAATCATATCAGCGATCAGCGATCAGCTAAGAACCCGGTTTCTCTGGTCTGTTTGGTTCGTTTAGTCTATTTCATCTATTTAATCTGAACCTCGAACGTTGAACATATTTCGCCTTCCGCCTACGAGTTCCGGCCCCATTATTTTGTGAAATGTTTCCCTTGACCTTTCCTGCGGGAATCTTTAATATATTTGCACAAAAAACCAACCTACCCCCTTAAGGAGGATAACAATGCAGAAGAGATACTTGCTTGCGCCAGGACCGACCGCAATACCACCGGAAGTACTTTTAAAGATGGCGGAACCTATCATCCATCACAGGAACCCCCTCTTCGAGGAGATCGTTCAGGAGGTGAGGGACAACCTGAAATATCTTTTCGGCACGAAGAACGAGGTCCTTATATTTGCATCCTCAGGTACCGGCGCAATGGAAGGCGCAGTTACAAATATGCTCTCACCGGGCGACAAGGCGATATGCATCCGGAGCGGTAAGTTTGGCGAAAGATGGACAAATATCTGTAAGGCCTACGGCGTTGAGGCGATCAATATCGACCTGCCCTGGGGAGACATCCTGGACCCGGCTGTCGTAGAAAAGACCCTGAAGGCGAATCCCGAGGCGAAGGCAGTCTATATGCAGGCCACGGAGACATCGACGGGCGCCAAATTTCCCGTGAAAGAGGTCGCAGCGATTGTAAAGAATTATCCCAATACCCTCATGGTCGTCGATGGCATCACCGGGGTAGGCGTCTTTGAATTACCCCAGGATGCCTGGAACATAGATATCCTCGTCGCAGGGTCGCAGAAGGCCCTCATGCTGCCGCCGGGGCTTGCCTTTGCCGGTGTCAGCGACAAGGCGTGGGAGTTTAACAAGAACTCGAAGATCCCGAAGTTCTATTTCAACTGGACAAAGGAGCTTACCAATCTTCAGAAAAATCAGACCAATTTTACCCCGGCAATATCCCTCATCATCGGCCTCATGCAGGCGCTCCGGATGATCAAGGCAGAAGGTCTGGAGAACGTCTACAAGAGGATCGATACACTCTCGAAGGCGACACGCGAGGCGGCTGTCGCACTGGGCCTCAGCGTCTTTGCCAGGTCCCCGAGTCCGGCCGTTACTGCCATCGTTGCCCCGGAAGGGATTGACGGCCAGGCGATCTACAAGTCCATGTGGAAGAAATATGGTGTAACCGGCGCCGGCGGGCAGGATCAATTAAAAGGCAAGGTCTTCAGGATCGCGACCCTTGGTTACGCTGATAAATATGATGTGATAACCGCAGTCTCTGCCCTTGAATTCACCTTGCGTGACCTGGGATACAAGTTCCAGATGGGGGCAGGTGTAGCAAAAGCAGTAGAATGCTTGAAGGATTCATAAAAAACATATGTGAGGGACTTCATGGTGAAAGAAAACACAAAGGTGCTCATCGCAGATGAATTATCGGCCAAAGCTATCGAAATACTAAAATCAAATAACCTCGTTGCCGATGTGAAGACCGGGTTGAAGGGCGAAGAGCTTCAGGCCATCATCGGCGACTATGACGCGTTGATCGTGAGAAGCGCTGCGAAGGTAACGAAGGAGATCATCGCAAACGGGAATAAGCTGCGGGTCATCGGCAGGGCGGGGATCGGTGTTGATAACGTTGATGTGGCGGCTGCCACTGAAAAAGGTATTATTGTTATGAACACGCCCCAGGGGAATGCCTTAGCTGCAGCAGAGCACAGCATTGCCCTTATATTTGCGGCAGCGCGTAAGATCGCCCATGCAGACAAAACAATGAAACAGGGGAAGTGGGAGAAAAAGGCCCTCATGGGCATTGAAGTCTACGAAAAGACCCTCGGTGTCATCGGGATAGGCAATATCGGTGCCCTTGTGGCGGAAAAGGCCCTGGCCCTTGGAATGAGGGTGATCGCCTATGACCTTTATGTTTCAAAAGAGTTTGCGGCAAGCAAAGGGATCGAGCTTGTCGATTTCGATACACTCCTGAAAGAGAGCGATTTTATTGCCATCCACGTGCCGCTGGTAAAAGACACAAAAAACCTGATCAACAAGGATGCGATCGCGAAGATGAAAAAAGGCGTCATCATCGTCAACGTGGCGCGCGGTCCTATCGTGAACGAAAAAGACCTCCTGGAGGCGCTTGAGAGCGGACACGTCGGATTTGCGGCGCTTGATGTATTCGACCAGGAGCCGCCGCCCGCCGACAATCCCCTTGTCCTTTCTGAAAAGACGGTCTGTACTCCCCATCTCGGGGCATCCACAAAGGAGGCCCAGGACAAGGTCGCAATCGACATCGCAAACCAGATCGTAGACTTTTTCAAGAACGGTGTCATTAAGAACAGCGTCAACGCGCCTTCGGTGTCGCTTGAAGTCGCCCGCCAGATAACACCATACCTGAAGCTTTCAGAAAATTGTGCGAGCATCGTTTCGGCGATCACGGAATTTCCCATCCAGGAGATCCAGATCCAGTATATGGGAGAGATATCAGGGATTGAAACGAAAATTCTGACACAGGGGATCGTGAAAAACATCCTTGAGCAGCAGATGGAGGGCGTGAATTACGTGAACGCGCCGCTGATCGCAAAAAACCGTGGTATCAAGATCATAGAGACAAAGTCAGAGGAACATGAGGACTTCATGTCGCTCCTTTCCATTACGGTGAAAGGCGACAAGAGTCAGAATACGGTTCAGGGCACGCTCT
This genomic interval carries:
- a CDS encoding secondary thiamine-phosphate synthase enzyme YjbQ → MAEIRVKTSKRIEALNITGLVEKAIQGRQGNLLHVYTQHTTCGLTINEDADPDVMRDVLDAFERMVPANYPYRHVEGNSDAHIKATLTGSSVTVPYLQGKPAFGTWQGIFLMEFDGPRERKVIVTLI
- the nifU gene encoding Fe-S cluster assembly scaffold protein NifU; this translates as MAQVPYTETVMDHFMHPRNVGEIEDADAVAEVGSAACGDTTKLFLKIKDDRIVDAKFQTFGCSAAIASSSMTTEMIKGKTLDEALKITNKEVMDALGGLPEIKHHCSVMAEDSVKAAIEDYRRKKGQG
- a CDS encoding alanine--glyoxylate aminotransferase family protein, which translates into the protein MQKRYLLAPGPTAIPPEVLLKMAEPIIHHRNPLFEEIVQEVRDNLKYLFGTKNEVLIFASSGTGAMEGAVTNMLSPGDKAICIRSGKFGERWTNICKAYGVEAINIDLPWGDILDPAVVEKTLKANPEAKAVYMQATETSTGAKFPVKEVAAIVKNYPNTLMVVDGITGVGVFELPQDAWNIDILVAGSQKALMLPPGLAFAGVSDKAWEFNKNSKIPKFYFNWTKELTNLQKNQTNFTPAISLIIGLMQALRMIKAEGLENVYKRIDTLSKATREAAVALGLSVFARSPSPAVTAIVAPEGIDGQAIYKSMWKKYGVTGAGGQDQLKGKVFRIATLGYADKYDVITAVSALEFTLRDLGYKFQMGAGVAKAVECLKDS
- the serA gene encoding phosphoglycerate dehydrogenase, translating into MVKENTKVLIADELSAKAIEILKSNNLVADVKTGLKGEELQAIIGDYDALIVRSAAKVTKEIIANGNKLRVIGRAGIGVDNVDVAAATEKGIIVMNTPQGNALAAAEHSIALIFAAARKIAHADKTMKQGKWEKKALMGIEVYEKTLGVIGIGNIGALVAEKALALGMRVIAYDLYVSKEFAASKGIELVDFDTLLKESDFIAIHVPLVKDTKNLINKDAIAKMKKGVIIVNVARGPIVNEKDLLEALESGHVGFAALDVFDQEPPPADNPLVLSEKTVCTPHLGASTKEAQDKVAIDIANQIVDFFKNGVIKNSVNAPSVSLEVARQITPYLKLSENCASIVSAITEFPIQEIQIQYMGEISGIETKILTQGIVKNILEQQMEGVNYVNAPLIAKNRGIKIIETKSEEHEDFMSLLSITVKGDKSQNTVQGTLFGKKEPRLIKVNNIYLEADLKGYMLFVYNYDKPGVIASIGNVFFIRGINIAGMHFGRETPGGLAISLLDLDKEVEDNVVREVQSLPNIISAKRIDLS